The genomic segment agacggacggacagacggacggacagacgaacagacgaacagacagacggacggacggacagacggacgggcggacggacggacagacggacagacggacggacaaacagacggacagacagacgggcggacggacagacggacggacggacagacggaaggacggacggacagacagacggacggacagacagacggacggacggacagacggacggacggacagacggacggacggacagacggacggacagacggacatacagacggacggacggacagacggacggacagacggacggacagacggacggacagacggacggacggacagacggacggacagacggacggacagacggacagacggacggacagacggacagacggacagacggacagacggacagacggacggacagacggacggacagacggacggacagacggacagacggacggacagacggacggacagatggacggacagacagacagacgaacagacagacgaacagacagacggacagacggacggacggacggatagacggacggacggacagacagacggacggacaaatagacggacggacaaacagacggacggacggacagacgaacagacagacggacagacggacggacggacggacagacgaacagacagacgaacagacagaagaacagacagacggacggacagacggacggacagacggacggacagacggacagacggacagacggacggacgaacggacggacagacagacggacatggctaaatcaaatcggaaagtgattctgagtcgatctgtatacttatcaatgggtctatctctcttccttttgactgttacaaacaaattcactaagttataacaccctgtaccacagtagtggtgtatggtataaaaataaccgCATTGAGGCCTTCCTTAATAGACTCCATTCCAATCCGTTATCTGAATACACTGGGTTGGCATGCAAAAGTGCATGGTGTTGAATTAGTTTGATTTTATTACTTCACGGTTTGTTACGTTTTTTTGGTTTCCTCATTTGCAAAAAGTGTAGTATAATTGCTACTTCACATTGCCACAATGAATTTGAATCCGTAAAACACTTTAAAGGTCTTCGCCAGTTTCTTTGCATAGCTTATCGGGGAAGATCAATGTTTCTCACAATAAAAATACGCTTTCGTtttattttacagaaattttgattgaaacttaaattttacgaaaaatttctttaaataaaaacaagttaaaagaccaccacctcgggtatatgtaaaccacctttcatcaaaatccgatggaaaattcataccttatgtcccatagcagttatatcgaaatatgttccaatttggaccaactactaataagtacagtagttttatctaaaaataaaccgatctgaacgatatacgacacggatgtcgaaaagcctaacataagtcactgtgtcaaatttcagtgaaatcgccttttatggggccaagactttaaatcgagatatcgatctacatggcagctatatccaaatctggatcgatttgggccaagttgcagaaaaatatcgaagagcccaacacaactcactatagggcagctataagcaaatctagaccgatctgggccaaattgaagaaggatgttaaagggcctaactcaattcactgttccaaattttggcaaaatcggactataaatgcgccttttattggctcaaaaccttaaatcgagagatcggtctatatgtcagctatatctaaatctagaccgatcttggctaaattgaagaaggatatcgaagggcctagcacaactcactgtcccaaatttcagcgagatcggacaataaatgagccttttatgggcccaaaaccttaaatcgagagatcgctctatatggcagctttatgcaaatcttgatcgatctaggccaaattgcaaaaatatgtcgaggggcttaacttaactcactgtcccaaatttcggcggcgttggacgctttttatgggtccaaaaccttaaatcgagagatcggttcatatggcagctatatccaaatctgaaccgatctgggccaaattgaagaaggaagtcgaggggcttcacttaactcactgtcccaaatttcagcgagatcagacaataaatgcaccttttatgggcccaagaccttaaatcaagatatcggtctatatggcagctatattgaaatctggaacgatctgggccaaattgaagaaagatggcaaagggcctaactcaactcactgtaccaaatttcagcaaaatcggataataaatgtggctttaataggcgcaagaccttaaatcgagagatcggtcaacatgacagctatatccaactctgaaccgatcagggccaaattgaagaaggatgtcgaacacaactcacagtcccaaatttcggcaaaatcggagaataaatgtggcttttatgggcctaagaccctaaatcggcggatcggcctatataggggctatatcaagatatagtccgatatagcccatcttcgaaattaacctggttatggacaaaagaagaatctgtgcaaagtttcagctcaatatctctattttaaagactgtaacgagatttcagcagacaaacagacagacatggctagatcgtcttagatttttacgctgatcaagaatatatatactttatagggtcggaaatggatattttgatgtattgcaatgggaatgacaaaattaatatacccccatccttcggtggtgggtacaaaaattccCTTAAATATTCTCTAGAGGCAGAATTTCAAGCTAAATGTGTATAAagacaattttcattaaaattttattccaagacaatatttcaaagaaGATTTCCGCTTTTAGAAAGTTCACCTGGAATATTACTTAAATTAAAAGAGAGAATGGGTTTATGTCACGGTATCCTATTGCCGGCATGTGTCTGGAACGTGTTTAAAATTCAACATCAACTCAAGCGTATTCTTATAAATTTGCaatatgtgttttttgtttttggtttctttCCAAATATTAAATATTCCAACAAAGGAAATATTCTTTCATTGCTTAGATTTTAAGTCTTGCTTgcttcgttgtttttttttttttttgcctaactAGGGGAAGCAGTAGTTTAAGTCTTGGCTGCTTCATAAGCCAAGAACCTCGGTCATATTGTTGCAGACAGCAGAATAGCAGCTTCAACACAATGCTGCTCAAAGAAGCGTTACCTTAGCCCATTGTCTAGATAGATGATGTGTGTACTTGTCCATAAAGTGGTGGTACATTTGAACAAATTACGAATATTTATGGGTTCAGACCACGTTCACGTCCATGCTCTTTGGAAAGGAGCACGAGCCAAACTGATATCGTTGTTGTGATTGATGTGTGTGGGGTGCTGCTATCTCAACCTTAACCAAACGTAATTAGAATATCtgacagcagcagcagtagcaaaAGCAACAATAGTtggatattttgtttttctttttttttttaatttactaaaATGAGGGGATTCTTGCTAAGAAAATTATTGCACGGAATATGGCATGATTGAAGTCTAGCTTTTGTCTTGCCAAGTCGTTGTTCTTCATCGCCATAAATTGCAGCTGTTAAAGCACATGTTCCATGAAGCATCTGAAAAACTTCGGAAGTCAGTTGGGATTTATTATTCCAACAATTGGTttagttcaaatatttttgaagtgtcgataagaattgcgccctctagaggctcaagaagtcaagacccaaaatcggtttatatggcagctatatcaggttatgagccgatctgaaccatacttggcacagttgttggatatcataacaaaacgcgtcatgcaaaacttcattccaatcggataagaattgcgccctctagaggctcaagaagtcaagacccaagatcgattaatatggcagctatatcaggttatgagccgatttgaaccatacttggcacagttgttggaagtcacagcaaaacacgtcgtgcaaaatttcatttcaatcgaataagaattgcgcccctagaggctcaagaaatcaagacccaagatcgatttatatggcagctatatcaggttatggaccgatttgaaccttacttggcacagttgttggaagtcacagcaaaacacgtcgtgcaaaatttcatttcaatcgaataagaattgcgccccctagaggctcaagaagtcaagacccaagatcggtttatatcgcagctatatcaggttatggaccgatttgaaccatacttggcacagttgttggatatcataacaaaacgcgtcgtgctaagtttcattctaatcggacaagaattgcgccctctagaggctcaagaagtcaagacccaagatcggtttacatggcagctatatcaggctatggaccgatttgaaccatacttggcacagttattggaagtcacagcgaaacacgtcgtgcaaaatttcatttcaatcggatatgaattgcgccctctagaggctcaagaagtcaagacctaagatcggtttatatggcagctatatcaggttatggaccgatttgaaccacacttggcacagtggttggatattataacaaaacgcgtcgtgctaaatctcattctaatcggataagaattgcgccctctagaggctcaagaagtcaagacccaagatcggtttatatgacagctatataaggttatggaccgatttgaaccatacttggcacattgttggatattgtaacaaaacacatcgtgcaaaatttcattccaatcggatatgaattgcgccctctagaggctcaagaggtcaaggccttagatcggtttatatagcagctatatcaggatatggaccgatttgaacaatacttggcacagttattggatatcataacgaaacgggtcgtgcaaaatttcatttcaatcggatgagaatttcggcctcttgagactcaagaagtcaagacccaagatcgatttatatggcaactatgtcaaaacatggaccgatatagcccatttacaatcccaatcgacctacactaatgagaagtatttgtgcaaaatttcaagcggctagctttactccatcgaaagttagcgtgctttcggcagagagacggacggacggacatggctagatcgacataaaatatcacgaggATCAAGTATATtaatacttcatggggtctcagacgaatatttcgagtagttacaaacagaatgatgaaattagtatacccccatcctatggtggagggtataaaaatattataaaattttttcttacacattttttttcttcagagcAATTTGGtgaaattcttttttataccaaccaccaaaggatgggggtatattcattttgtcattccgtttgcaaaacatcgaaatatccatttccgaccctataacgtatatatattcttgatcagcgtaaaaatctaagacgatcttgtccatgtccgtccgtctgtctgtctaaatcacgctacagtctttaaaaatagagatattgagttgaaactttgcacagattcttttttgtccataagcaggttaagttcgaagatgggctatatcggactatatcttggtatagcccccatatagaccgatctgccgatttagggtcttaggcccataaaagccacatttgctatccgtttttgccaaaatttgggacagtgagttgtgttagggcctttgacatccttcttgaatttggcccagatcggtccagatttgagtatagctgccatatagaccgatctctcgatttaaggttttggggccataaaagtcacattttatgtcccatttcgtcaaaatttgagacagtgagttgagttaggcccttcaacatccttcttcaacttggcccagatcggtccagatttggatatatctgccatatagaccgatccgccgatataaggtcttaggcccataaaagcgacatttattatccaactttgctgaaatttggtacagtgaattgcgttaggccagtcgacatccttcttcaatatggcccagatctgtctagatttggatatagctgccatatagaccgatctctcgatataaggtcttgcggtcgtaaaaggcgcatttattgcccaatttcgccgaaatttgagacatatagaccgatctctcgatataaggtcttggcccaataaaaggcgcatttataatccgatttcactgaattttgacacaatgacttatgttaggcttttcgacatccgtgaacTCACCTTTTCCATTTAATCCATCTATCCATTCTAAACCTAAACCATTAACTATAGCAGTtctctaaataaattttttataccaacattttttatatcaacaccgccccatgacactatgaacatacacctaagccagtaatcggcttaatctaaaactataaaataacctctaaaaagaaaattttaagttgggaattccgtgctattgaCAAAATCCCtaactgttttcaataccacccccctaagttggttcatgtctggtattgtgtcgccaccttagtgccggtatctgttagacgcgaaagccgggcaatgacaaaggaaatgctccaacgtctcatcatcatcttccccgcatgccttacacatgctatcacttgccgcaccgattttacataagtgagctcgtagtcctatgtgtcccgttatgatagcaacagctatactgagctccttcttgcttcctttcagtaataacctcgacttctcacgatctggaccccccataggattttcgccgtcctaccgaccgtttcgctgttccacaacaatgcatgcgcattcgtcgtccatTCCCTTAacgcgtcgacccgaaaggcttcgggttaaccaagtttattgacggcagtcctctggccttcaccgccaaatcatttgccctttcattttcccttactccgttacggcccggcacccaaacgatgcggtttTTGCCatccgttaatctccttcttacattacaagactgttcgtgaccttaccgtgctggttgttattgccgttATGGCAGTTTTAatgtcggtaaaaatgttcacacccgacgtcctcgcgttagtaccacaccacatcacgcgttccgtgatcgcccggatctccgcctgcaggactgtattatggtcagacaggtgtccgatcgaaaaccttttcccttccttccaggtttcctatcgtcgcctcgattataccgcgatgggctgctcccatcctcaattcattctccaatcgccttaagtctcatagccgtaatggctgcctcacacttaatctgtatgtcaatgggtcggatatctagaatagtcttcagtgccctagtggacgtggtcctcatcgctccgcctatgccaagacaacatgttctctgaacctgttgtatggtccttatgttgcactttttctccatagcagtccaccaaactactgaggcgtaagtattggtctaatcatgcacgctgtagagccagtggactatcctaggattcggGCCCCATTGctagcctacggcccgtctacattgtacccaacatctgtgagcgtctcagtacgcttctgaatgtgagactttcaattcagttccctgtccaagatcacacctaagtatttgaccttgtcagacatcgaaatcgtcttattgaagaaacttggtgcgttaaattggcccacctttgtcttcttcgtgagcaggcatatttcagtctcctctgggttaacattgagacctgcatagctggttcggatccttactcgtTAGAAAatgttataacatcgtctgcgtaccagataggttcaaatccctcctcagtcagcattcataatgggtcatttatgatggtcacccatagcaatggcgataaaatgcccccctgtgacgtgccttgtgccactttctcccttgtatttatgtcatggcatacttaatttatccacctgttccttagcatatggtttatccagtctctaaggaccgggtccaccctgtactgatctaaggattggatcagtgtgtcggtccgcacattgtaaaaagcccctcgatgtcaattcctaccgccagtgtgtacgttttggcatcgaaggattcttctattttatgcacaacctcgtgcagagcagtctccagcgaccttcccttgaccTAGGATGCTGTTTGCATtttagcagttcgctggatgtcctacaatgctttccatggttttgagaagaAAGGACGTAGAAAGacgcttatgggtctgtaggcctttggtgttgcataacatgccttgccgggcttgggtataaacaccacccttgcttcCTGCCAGGCTATCGGAGTATATTCCAGTCCTAGATAactttggccagacgaggcgccagatagcctgcctctttctgtagtaacgccggatatattccatcaggttcgggtgacttgaatggtttgaagctcctctcaaggattccttcaccataaattccgttattataaaccttcgttCAACGCCATTATTCCTCTCAACACTTACGATACATTTATTCCACAtatacgagagcataaccaggccctTGACGATTTTGTATATCAGTATTATGGTGGTTTTcaactcctaatgctggcaacatttgtgggctactatgccacataaaaacttctctccaaagaggtgtcgcactgtggcaccccgctcggactcgactataaaaaggaggccccttatcattgaacttaaacttgatcagactgcactcattgatatgtgacaaagtttgccccggttccttagtggaatgttcatgggcaatatttgtttattttgcatTGTGCTATGATTTGGCAGGACATTTTATGCGCTAATGTTTTACTTACCCCAAACAACCTTATGTCGCTTACGGTTGTATATCCTTATGCCGCTGAAGGTTGATTTGCCGATATGATTTAACATCATTCGGTGTGTTTTCTTTAACCGTTGAATagaaaaatcttgaaaatattaaaagtcaATGGTGTCTTTGAGGATACATTGTCTTCCTTCATGGGTTGTTCACACCTGGAGATTTGTCGACCAATTGTAGCAGACATTTTCTTAAGAACTATTAAAAGTTAGCAGCAATTCACTCAAGTATCATGAAATACGTAGGTAGGCTATGTAGAGCAACGTACTGGCgataaaattgaattaaaaacatatattttttctgttttatttacaaTAACTGACTATAAAGTGTGAATGCCCCATTAATAATGCCACTAGTGCATCATTTCATACAACCATGTCATTGCAATACAACCCTGCTTCTGAACACTTCCCAAAAATCGCCATATTTACGAAATTTCAAagttcgaattttcgaacacgaACTTCCGCCCGAttgaaaaagacaaaaaattttccttttcatttctttttctcGTAGAAATGCCACCCAAAAAGCCAACCGAGAAATCCGGtaagaaattttcataaaaaataacaTGAAAACTCCTCAAAACTTGCCAAAATATGCAGAAAAGTGTAATGAATACAATCAACAATGAAGTGCTTAACAAATTTAAAAGAATTCACGAAATaatgtataaaaataagtaaacatGCGAGCAACCTCGTGGCTAATGTGTTGGTGGTGAAAgagagaacaacaaaaaaaaaaattaatgtgaatgaatgaatggttaTGGAACTGGCAGCAACAAAATGAATTAATAGacaaaataaaagtaaagtaacagagaatattgaataagagaaAGAAATTAATCTTTTGTTGGAAACAAACCTATAATGGAAtaaatctttgaaaaaaaagtttgtttatAATGTGTTGCCCTGACTcaatataacctcaaaaattttaaaaatttgttttgtcatGAACtttgacttaattttttttgtttgatttttgctTGCAGGCGCCAAGCCCGGCGATAAAAAGCCTGAGAAGAAACCCACCACTGCTGCCGCTGCAGCTGGTGGTGCTAAGAAGGAAGCCGCTGCTAAacctgctactgctgctgcccCCAAAAAGGCCGCTCCAGCTGCTAAGAAACCCGCCACTGCTGCTGCCGCCAAGAAGCCAGCAGCCAAAAAGGCTGCCCCTACCAAGAAGGTCGCCTCCAAGGCTAAACCTAAGGCCAAGGATGCCAAGAAGAAGACCACTGTTGGCAAGAAGCCTCAATCCGTTTTGGCTAAATTGTCTGCCAAGGCTCGTGCTGCCGCCAAGAAGGTTACCACCAAACCCGGTGCCAAGATCCAAAAGGGAACAGCTAAGGCCAAGGCTGTTGCTTTGTTGAAGGCCAAAAAGGCCCAAACCAAGGTGAGTAATGCCGACCTATCAAATGAGATGTGTTTAATAATTTCGTATGATGTTTACTTTGTAGATCATTAAGGGTGCTTTTGGTACTCGTACCCGTAAGGTTCGTACCAATGTTCACTTCcgtaggcccaagaccttgaagTTGCCACGCAACCCCAAATACACACGTAAATGCGTGCCCACCAGAAATCGGTGAGTTTGAATTGTGTATCTttaacaaattttgattttatataccacacacacacaccttttGAAAGGAAAATGCATGTAGGTCACAATTGAAAAACAATTCAGAATGGTgagattttttgccaaaaactttCGAATTTACCTTGGTTTCCctggttgttgttgatgttgttgtagcagtttattgtgttttatctttcgtctgcttgattctgttgagtgtctaggcccaggaactctgtgactaagatggggtgcgtccacagggatctgggtcgtGAGTCGACCCAgacgggcagttaaacaggtggcgtgtatcgtgcggtccctggttacaatagggacatacatcttgcgtcggcattaatccttgctctgtaggagttgaggtggctgcatctACCGAAACGTAAttcagccagaactactctggtttgccgggggaggtcaatttcttcaggtgcaataaaAAGCGGTCGTTCTTCAAGTAATATAAACAATGCATCATCATATGCCTTGTAATTGATCTCTCCAAGGGTGATATTAGACAAAACTGATGAGAGTTTTCGTTACAACTTCTTAGTAGAAGCaattattttagccaaatata from the Stomoxys calcitrans chromosome 1, idStoCalc2.1, whole genome shotgun sequence genome contains:
- the LOC106094093 gene encoding large ribosomal subunit protein uL23 gives rise to the protein MPPKKPTEKSGAKPGDKKPEKKPTTAAAAAGGAKKEAAAKPATAAAPKKAAPAAKKPATAAAAKKPAAKKAAPTKKVASKAKPKAKDAKKKTTVGKKPQSVLAKLSAKARAAAKKVTTKPGAKIQKGTAKAKAVALLKAKKAQTKIIKGAFGTRTRKVRTNVHFRRPKTLKLPRNPKYTRKCVPTRNRMDAYNIIKYPLTTEAAMKKIEDNNTLVFLTHLNANKNHIRAAARKLYDIKVAKVNILVRPDGKKKAYVRLARDYDALDIANKIGII